One Nonomuraea angiospora DNA segment encodes these proteins:
- a CDS encoding TetR/AcrR family transcriptional regulator, with protein MVERREQIVAAALELLEADGREAMSMRSIAERVGVRAPSLYKHFPDKAAVELELTVIGLTAMTEALEAAEPGLLSCARAYRNFALARPHLYRLTTTNPLPRSLLPEGLEDRAAGPILRAMHGRADLARAVWAFAHGMVMLELDGRFPPGADLEPAWIAGCTTFQPRPVHRR; from the coding sequence GTGGTTGAGCGCCGTGAGCAGATCGTCGCGGCCGCGCTGGAGCTGTTGGAGGCCGACGGCCGCGAGGCGATGTCCATGCGGAGCATCGCTGAGCGCGTCGGCGTCCGCGCGCCGTCGCTCTACAAGCACTTTCCCGACAAGGCGGCCGTCGAGTTGGAGCTGACCGTGATCGGGCTGACCGCGATGACCGAGGCGCTCGAGGCCGCCGAGCCCGGGCTGCTGTCCTGCGCACGCGCCTACCGGAACTTCGCATTGGCGCGGCCGCACCTCTACCGGCTGACAACCACCAATCCGCTGCCGCGGTCGTTGCTGCCCGAAGGACTCGAGGACCGGGCCGCCGGTCCCATCCTGCGTGCGATGCACGGCCGCGCGGATCTGGCCCGCGCGGTGTGGGCGTTTGCGCACGGGATGGTGATGCTCGAACTCGACGGCCGGTTTCCGCCCGGAGCCGACCTGGAACCCGCCTGGATCGCGGGTTGTACGACCTTCCAGCCACGACCGGTCCATCGCCGTTGA
- a CDS encoding SGNH/GDSL hydrolase family protein, whose product MRTWGRWCAAALMAVALVMAGTAGVAAAESNGGVRVMPLGDSITEGTQVPGGYRIGLWQRLAAGRYTVDFVGSQFNGPGSLGDHDHEGHPGWRIDQIDANISGWLRTYTPRTVLLHIGTNDVLQNYNVAGAPQRLSTLIDHITTAVPDADVFVATIIPLSNSGQESAARTFNAAIPGIVQSKVNSGKRVHLVDMHSKLTTSDLIDGIHPTAGGYDKMAAAWYGALQSVSGSIGQPGSGNPGAGAIKGVGSGRCLDVSGASQANGAQAQIWDCNGQANQQWTATASGELRVYGGKCLDVYGAGTADGANVIIWDCNGQTNQQWRFNSDGTITAVGANKCLDVPNYSTANGVKLQIWSCGGAANQRWTRS is encoded by the coding sequence ATGCGTACGTGGGGACGATGGTGCGCCGCCGCGCTGATGGCCGTGGCCTTGGTGATGGCGGGTACGGCGGGGGTGGCCGCCGCGGAGTCCAACGGCGGGGTGCGGGTCATGCCGCTGGGCGACTCGATCACCGAGGGCACGCAGGTGCCGGGCGGGTACCGGATCGGGTTGTGGCAGCGCTTAGCCGCCGGCCGCTACACGGTCGACTTCGTCGGATCGCAGTTCAACGGGCCGGGCAGCCTGGGCGATCACGATCATGAGGGACATCCCGGGTGGCGGATCGACCAGATCGACGCGAACATCAGCGGCTGGCTGCGTACGTACACGCCGCGCACGGTGCTGCTGCACATCGGCACCAACGACGTCCTGCAGAACTACAACGTGGCCGGTGCCCCGCAGCGGCTGTCCACGCTGATCGACCACATCACCACAGCCGTGCCCGACGCCGACGTCTTCGTCGCCACCATCATCCCGCTGTCCAACTCCGGCCAGGAGTCGGCCGCCCGCACCTTCAACGCGGCGATCCCCGGCATCGTCCAGAGCAAGGTGAACAGCGGCAAACGCGTCCACCTGGTCGACATGCACAGCAAGTTGACGACCTCCGACCTGATCGACGGCATCCACCCCACCGCCGGCGGTTACGACAAGATGGCCGCCGCCTGGTACGGCGCGCTTCAATCGGTATCGGGCAGCATCGGCCAGCCGGGGAGCGGCAACCCTGGTGCGGGCGCGATCAAGGGTGTGGGGTCGGGCAGGTGCCTCGATGTCTCCGGCGCCTCGCAGGCGAACGGCGCGCAGGCGCAGATCTGGGACTGCAACGGCCAGGCCAACCAGCAGTGGACGGCGACCGCGAGCGGTGAGCTGCGGGTCTACGGTGGCAAATGCCTGGACGTCTACGGCGCCGGCACCGCCGACGGCGCCAACGTCATCATCTGGGACTGCAACGGCCAGACCAACCAGCAGTGGCGCTTCAACTCCGACGGCACCATCACCGCCGTCGGGGCGAACAAGTGCCTGGACGTGCCGAACTATTCCACCGCCAACGGCGTGAAACTCCAGATCTGGTCCTGCGGCGGCGCCGCCAACCAGCGCTGGACCCGCTCTTGA
- a CDS encoding lectin — MAAVLAAGSVVAIGGETSPAAALDNGLARTPQMGWNDWNSFGCNVNDSLIRQTADAMVSSGMAAAGYTYVNIDDCWSTKSRNSSGDLVPDPQKFPNGIKALADYVHSKGLKLGIYSSAGTTTCAGYPASLGNERRDAALWASWGIDYLKYDNCGDHRGQNGQQRYTAMRDALAATGRPIVYSLCNWGQESVWTWGMPVGNSWRNTGDIAANWNSIMGILDQQVGLDAYSGPGGWNDPDMLEVGVGGVTGTEGRAHFSLWSLLNAPLIAGNDLRTMSADTRTILTNTEVIAVNQDWGGRQGHKISDNGNLEVWRKPMSNGSVAVVLLNRGTSTSTVSTTASALGLGSASSYSVRDLWAHTTSSSSGTISASVPGHGAAMYVVTGGGIVTPPPAGAIRGVGSGRCLDVAGASQANGAQAQIWDCNGQAGQQWTATEGGELRVYGGKCLDVYNRGTADGTNVIIWDCNGQDNQKWRFNSDGTITAVGANKCLDVPNNATANGTKLTIWSCNAGANQRWTRA, encoded by the coding sequence ATGGCGGCGGTCCTCGCAGCCGGCTCCGTCGTCGCGATCGGCGGCGAGACGTCGCCGGCCGCCGCGCTGGACAACGGCCTGGCCCGCACGCCCCAGATGGGCTGGAACGACTGGAACAGCTTCGGCTGCAACGTCAACGACTCCCTGATCCGCCAGACGGCCGACGCCATGGTCTCCAGCGGCATGGCGGCGGCGGGCTACACCTACGTCAACATCGACGACTGCTGGTCCACCAAAAGCCGCAACTCCAGCGGTGACCTGGTGCCGGATCCGCAGAAGTTCCCCAACGGCATCAAGGCCCTGGCCGACTACGTCCACTCCAAGGGGCTCAAGCTCGGCATCTACTCCTCGGCCGGAACCACCACGTGCGCGGGGTACCCGGCCAGCCTGGGCAACGAGCGGCGGGACGCGGCACTGTGGGCGTCCTGGGGGATCGACTACCTGAAGTACGACAACTGCGGCGACCACCGGGGCCAGAACGGGCAGCAGCGGTACACGGCCATGCGGGACGCGCTGGCCGCCACCGGGCGTCCGATCGTGTACAGCCTGTGCAACTGGGGCCAGGAGAGCGTGTGGACCTGGGGGATGCCGGTGGGCAACTCCTGGCGCAACACCGGCGACATCGCGGCCAACTGGAACTCGATCATGGGCATCCTGGACCAGCAGGTCGGGCTCGACGCGTACTCGGGCCCCGGCGGGTGGAACGACCCGGACATGCTGGAGGTGGGCGTCGGCGGGGTGACGGGAACCGAGGGCCGCGCGCACTTCAGTCTGTGGTCGCTGCTGAACGCGCCGCTCATCGCCGGAAACGACCTCCGTACGATGAGCGCCGACACGCGCACGATCCTCACCAACACCGAGGTCATCGCGGTCAACCAGGACTGGGGCGGCAGGCAGGGCCACAAGATCAGCGACAACGGCAACCTGGAGGTCTGGCGCAAGCCGATGTCGAACGGTTCGGTCGCGGTCGTGCTGCTCAACCGGGGCACCTCCACCTCGACGGTCTCCACCACCGCCTCCGCCCTGGGGCTGGGGTCCGCGTCCTCCTACTCGGTGCGGGACCTGTGGGCGCACACGACGTCCTCCTCGTCCGGGACGATCAGCGCGTCGGTCCCTGGACACGGGGCGGCCATGTACGTCGTGACCGGCGGGGGCATCGTCACTCCTCCGCCCGCGGGCGCGATCAGGGGCGTGGGGTCGGGCAGGTGTCTTGACGTCGCCGGCGCCTCGCAGGCGAACGGCGCGCAGGCGCAGATCTGGGACTGCAACGGCCAGGCCGGCCAGCAGTGGACGGCGACCGAGGGCGGCGAGTTGCGGGTCTACGGCGGCAAGTGCCTGGATGTGTACAACCGGGGCACCGCCGACGGCACCAACGTCATCATCTGGGACTGCAACGGCCAGGACAACCAGAAGTGGCGCTTCAACTCCGACGGCACCATCACCGCCGTGGGGGCGAACAAGTGCCTGGACGTGCCGAACAACGCCACCGCCAACGGCACCAAGCTGACCATCTGGTCGTGCAACGCCGGCGCCAACCAACGCTGGACCCGCGCCTGA